The genome window CCACCATGACGCGGAACTGGTCCACGTCGAAGTAATCGGGCACCTCGCCAAGCGCGCGCCGCGCGAGAAGTTCGAAGGAGGCGTCGGCCGCCTCGTAGGCATACCCTTGCGCCTCGCGGATTTTCACATCGTCGAGGAGCGCGGCGAGGCGCGGATCGTCCTTCGCCACTTCCATGCCGATGCGGGCGAGTTCAGCGAGGATGTTCGACCGCCCCGCCTGATTGGAAACGAGCAACTTGCGCGCATTTCCAACGCTTTCCGGCGGCACGTGCTCGTAGGACTTCGGCTCCTTGTTCACCGCCGAGGCATGGATGCCGCCCTTATGCGCGAAGGCCGATTCGCCAACATAGGGCGCGTGGCGGTTCGGCTGGCGGTTCATGAGTTCGTCGAACTGGCGCGAGACGGAGGTGAGCGTCTTCAACGCGGCGGGCGTTACGCGCGTCTCGAACACGCCCGCGAAATCGTCCTTCAGCAGCAGCGTCGGGATGATCGAGGTGAGGTTCGCATTGCCGCAGCGCTCGCCGAGGCCGTTCAGCGTACCCTGGATCTGACACGCGCCCGAAAGCACGGAGGCGAGCGAATTCGCCACGCCCTGCTCGGTGTCGTTATGCGCGTGGATGCCGATATGGTCGCCGGGGAGCACGCTCGTCACCGCCGCCACAATCTTCGCGACCTCGTGCGGAAGCGTGCCGCCGTTCGTGTCGCATAGCACCACCCAGCGCGCGCCGGCCTCATACGCCGCCTTCGCACAGGCGAGCGCATAATCCGGGTTCGCCTTGTAGCCGTCGAAGAAGTGCTCGCAATCGATGATGCTTTCGCGCCCGCGCTCGACCACCGCCGCGACCGACGCGCGGATGGCGTCGAGGTTTTCATCGAGCGTGATGCCGAGTTGCAGGTCAACATGGAAATCCCACGACTTCGCAACGAGACAAACCGCGTCCGCCTTCGCCGAAAGAAGTTGCTGGAAGCCGGGATCGTTCGAGGTGGAGCGGCCCGCGCGCTTCGTCATGCCAAAGGCGACGAGCTTCGCGGAAAGCTTCGGCGGCGCCTCGAAAAACGCCGTGTCCACCGGGTTCGCGCCGGGATAGCCGCCCTCGATATAATCGATGCCGAGCACGTCGAGGCGCTTCGCGATGAGATGCTTGTCTTCGAGCGAGAAATCGACGCCGAGGGTTTGCGCACCATCGCGCAGCGTGGTGTCGAACAGATACAGCCGCTTTTTCATAACTTGCCCAATCAAACAGGAATGCGCCCCTCGCCAGCCGGGAGCGCCGAAAATCGCGCACGCTTTGCAAGCTTCGCCCCGTTTCCGGTCGGCGGGCAGGTCTAGCGCGCGATTTCCCAGGTCGTTTCGATTTCGCCCGTCGCGGGGTTCTTCGCGTCCATCAACGCAACGCCCATCGCGGCGAGTTCGTCGCGGATGCGATCTGCCTCCGCCCAGTTCTTCGATTTGCGGGCCGCCAGCCGCGCGGTAATTCGCGCCTCGATTCCGGTTTCATCCACAGCCATGAGGCGCGGGTCTTCCGCCGGTTCGCCGAGGCCGAGCAGATCGAGCGCGAACTTTCGGCCGGAAGGCCCCATCTTATGGATTTCCGCGATAGCCATCGGGGTGTTAAGGTCATCCGCGAGATCGCGTCGAAAAAACTCAAGCTCCGCGAAATCTTTGCTATCCAGATCGTCTTCGGAAG of Rhodomicrobium vannielii ATCC 17100 contains these proteins:
- the cimA gene encoding citramalate synthase, which produces MKKRLYLFDTTLRDGAQTLGVDFSLEDKHLIAKRLDVLGIDYIEGGYPGANPVDTAFFEAPPKLSAKLVAFGMTKRAGRSTSNDPGFQQLLSAKADAVCLVAKSWDFHVDLQLGITLDENLDAIRASVAAVVERGRESIIDCEHFFDGYKANPDYALACAKAAYEAGARWVVLCDTNGGTLPHEVAKIVAAVTSVLPGDHIGIHAHNDTEQGVANSLASVLSGACQIQGTLNGLGERCGNANLTSIIPTLLLKDDFAGVFETRVTPAALKTLTSVSRQFDELMNRQPNRHAPYVGESAFAHKGGIHASAVNKEPKSYEHVPPESVGNARKLLVSNQAGRSNILAELARIGMEVAKDDPRLAALLDDVKIREAQGYAYEAADASFELLARRALGEVPDYFDVDQFRVMVERRHNAKGELVTVSEAVVKVRIGDDVLMNAGEGNGPVHALDQALRKDLGAYQPSIQDLELVDFRVRILTGGTDAVTRVLIECREKSTGERWFTVGVSPNIVDASFEALLDSVNFKLLKDGVAAVARTESVVRFDGAAVRRSQVERI